A genomic stretch from Chitinophaga agri includes:
- a CDS encoding LytTR family transcriptional regulator DNA-binding domain-containing protein — protein MKHHSAFYVLSKGQRVRIPIQELQFVEVRTDGCVLHLTHLHVFTEETPENIWSRLPEDRFLAVRRKFMINLHYIAGICDHYIHMNSGLIPQRDRQTGSISAHWLQPAGVAL, from the coding sequence ATGAAACATCATTCTGCTTTTTATGTCCTCTCAAAAGGTCAACGCGTTCGGATCCCCATACAGGAATTACAGTTTGTGGAAGTACGCACAGATGGTTGTGTATTACACCTGACACACCTGCATGTTTTTACGGAAGAGACACCCGAAAATATATGGTCCCGCTTACCCGAAGACCGGTTTCTTGCAGTAAGAAGAAAGTTCATGATCAACCTGCATTATATAGCTGGTATCTGTGATCATTATATACACATGAACTCTGGCCTGATCCCCCAGCGGGACAGGCAGACAGGGAGTATCAGCGCACACTGGCTCCAGCCCGCAGGAGTGGCACTTTGA
- a CDS encoding response regulator transcription factor, which produces MKNVRPDNTGQIGEEDALEKEGQGEANQLIQQLAKDISNIIFMDMDIPGLTPNEAANILKAAYPEMNIILCSVQGKNFSIANVPPQQVATNTPASLTSVFSQVYEAAMQSNMLAVQKVLAFFNRKTAGIQEHRYGLSPRELQVLDCLVHGDTYKKIAEHCHISVGTVRSHIMNIYRKLDVNSRSGAIVKAMQERLVGS; this is translated from the coding sequence ATGAAAAATGTGAGGCCTGATAACACAGGGCAGATAGGAGAAGAGGACGCTTTAGAGAAAGAAGGCCAGGGAGAAGCCAACCAACTTATTCAGCAGCTGGCGAAAGATATCAGCAATATAATATTCATGGATATGGATATTCCTGGATTGACGCCTAATGAAGCTGCCAACATACTGAAAGCCGCTTATCCGGAAATGAATATCATCTTGTGTTCTGTACAAGGCAAGAACTTTTCAATCGCTAATGTCCCTCCACAACAGGTGGCAACCAATACTCCTGCCTCCCTTACCAGTGTCTTTTCCCAGGTGTATGAAGCTGCTATGCAGTCCAATATGCTGGCCGTACAGAAGGTGCTTGCTTTCTTTAACCGTAAAACTGCCGGTATCCAGGAACATCGCTACGGGTTGTCTCCCCGTGAGCTACAGGTACTCGATTGTCTTGTGCATGGAGATACCTATAAAAAAATTGCTGAGCATTGCCATATCAGTGTGGGTACGGTACGTTCCCATATTATGAATATCTATCGTAAGCTGGACGTTAATTCCCGTTCCGGTGCTATTGTAAAAGCCATGCAGGAACGTCTGGTAGGTAGTTGA
- a CDS encoding SusC/RagA family TonB-linked outer membrane protein — MRINVTKAAGVLLLLSLSAVLTASAQQSSAPAGSAASGSMSEQEGPIKGTVKDKNGVGLIGVTIRVKGTSSGTTSGPDGSFTLNLPAGKDTLVFSYLGYISQEVKAGPAPVNVILQSSESQLEQVVVIGYGTQRKKDLTGSISSVKGEDLLTQPVQTPTQAAQGRIAGVQVISSGQPNSQPQIRVRGTGSVLAGANPLYVVDGVLTDDIRNIATADILTMDVLKDASAAIYGVRAANGVIIITTRKGKSGAPQVRYDANAGFREASNLVKMASRDQYIAYLADAAPGKDPLNNPYVYNGTTNWYDDVLRKAFQMNHNVSVSGGSDKSTYYLSAGYIEEDGIVQTNNFKRFTFRANNDVSITDQLRFSSMISYSRATSRDVELGDTYRNVYRAAPIIRSSENGKYGNTSGWANVGNPLLAINKRNDGRQESRLQGNVALEYSPVSSLKLRSGFNADLKFGNDRIYAYKFLNDGATFLVAGGNQQNQNSRLTREEYRSQGWIWDNTITFDKTFDKHSLTLLAGSVTEGFYSTSLKGVRINVPEAEDLWYLDLGDPNVQSTIANVGDKYARQSFVGRVNYGYDGRYLLSASIRADGSSKFSERWGYFPTVGLGWVLSEENFLRGKGVFDFLKLRGSWGKLGNDNIPTNAYIAVTSVDAPYVFDGNVNLGGALKEIKDPFLKWESTTQYDIGFEFALLNNRLSGEVDYYSKKTSDALVIVNTPAILGDQDNSYITNAASFKNQGWEISLNWKDNITDDLTYTVGGNITFNTNELTGLNGGQALLGGNVGQQSFVTRTDNGHAVGSFYVRNALGVFQNQEEIDNYRDGTGKVIQPGAAPGDLKYQDVDGDGDIDDNDKIYAGSFQPKCFFGFNLGLNYKGFDFSANFYGNAGNKIYNGKKAFRFDPADNIEADYAANRWTSTRPSTTDPRLITAGTPASTYFIESGTYLRLNNLMLGYTFSSKTMKLIGINSFRIYATSQNLFTLKKFSGFSPELPGGTIDDANATNNKSGILDAGIELNAYPTTRTFALGVNVSF, encoded by the coding sequence ATGAGAATTAATGTTACAAAAGCAGCAGGGGTATTGCTGTTGTTGTCACTGTCCGCGGTACTGACCGCCTCGGCGCAACAATCGTCTGCCCCCGCAGGAAGTGCTGCATCCGGCAGCATGTCCGAACAGGAGGGCCCTATTAAGGGGACCGTAAAGGATAAGAACGGCGTAGGCCTCATTGGCGTAACCATCCGTGTAAAAGGCACGTCTTCAGGCACTACTTCCGGTCCCGATGGCTCTTTCACCCTCAATCTTCCCGCAGGGAAAGACACGCTTGTATTTTCTTATCTCGGTTATATCTCACAGGAAGTGAAAGCAGGTCCTGCCCCCGTTAATGTGATACTGCAATCTTCCGAAAGTCAGCTGGAACAGGTTGTTGTGATCGGTTATGGCACCCAGCGTAAGAAGGACCTGACAGGGTCGATTTCTTCAGTGAAAGGGGAAGACCTGCTGACCCAACCCGTACAGACACCAACACAGGCTGCACAGGGCCGCATTGCCGGAGTACAGGTGATCTCTTCCGGACAGCCCAACTCTCAGCCCCAGATCAGGGTACGTGGTACGGGTTCCGTACTGGCAGGAGCCAATCCATTGTATGTCGTGGATGGGGTGCTCACTGATGACATCCGTAATATCGCAACAGCAGACATCCTTACCATGGATGTGCTGAAAGATGCTTCTGCTGCTATCTATGGTGTGCGCGCTGCCAATGGCGTGATCATTATCACTACTCGTAAAGGTAAATCCGGCGCACCACAGGTAAGATATGATGCGAACGCCGGCTTCAGAGAGGCTTCCAATCTGGTGAAAATGGCCAGCCGTGACCAGTATATTGCTTATCTGGCAGATGCTGCTCCCGGTAAAGACCCACTTAACAATCCATATGTTTACAACGGCACGACCAACTGGTACGACGATGTACTCAGAAAGGCATTCCAGATGAACCATAACGTGTCGGTATCCGGCGGTTCTGATAAAAGTACCTACTACCTGAGTGCCGGTTATATCGAAGAAGATGGTATTGTACAGACCAATAATTTTAAGCGTTTTACATTCAGGGCAAATAATGACGTCAGCATTACTGATCAGCTGCGCTTCTCCTCCATGATCTCTTATTCCCGCGCTACTTCCCGCGACGTGGAACTGGGGGATACCTATCGCAACGTGTACCGTGCCGCCCCTATTATCCGGTCTTCTGAAAACGGTAAATATGGTAACACTTCCGGATGGGCAAACGTGGGGAATCCATTGCTGGCTATCAACAAGCGCAATGACGGTCGCCAGGAAAGCCGTCTGCAGGGAAATGTAGCCCTGGAATATTCTCCGGTATCTTCCCTGAAGTTACGCTCCGGCTTTAATGCCGACCTGAAATTCGGGAACGACCGCATTTATGCCTATAAATTCCTGAATGATGGTGCGACCTTCCTGGTAGCCGGGGGTAATCAGCAGAACCAGAACAGCCGCCTGACCCGTGAGGAATATCGTTCACAGGGCTGGATCTGGGATAATACTATCACGTTTGATAAGACCTTTGATAAGCATTCCCTTACCTTACTGGCGGGTTCAGTAACAGAAGGTTTTTACAGTACTTCACTGAAAGGTGTACGTATCAATGTACCTGAAGCGGAAGACCTGTGGTATCTTGACCTGGGCGATCCCAATGTACAGTCAACCATTGCCAATGTAGGTGATAAATATGCCCGTCAGTCATTTGTAGGCCGCGTGAACTATGGATATGACGGTCGGTACTTACTGAGTGCTTCCATTCGTGCTGACGGTAGTTCAAAATTCAGTGAGCGCTGGGGGTATTTCCCTACAGTAGGCCTGGGATGGGTGCTCTCTGAAGAGAACTTCCTGAGAGGAAAAGGTGTCTTCGATTTCCTGAAATTGCGCGGTAGCTGGGGTAAACTAGGGAACGACAATATCCCTACCAATGCTTACATCGCTGTCACAAGTGTCGATGCACCTTATGTATTTGACGGCAATGTGAATCTCGGAGGGGCACTCAAAGAGATCAAGGACCCTTTCCTGAAGTGGGAGTCTACTACTCAGTATGACATCGGATTTGAATTTGCACTCCTGAACAACAGGTTGAGTGGTGAGGTGGATTATTACAGTAAGAAAACCTCCGATGCCCTGGTAATAGTGAATACGCCGGCCATCCTGGGTGATCAGGATAATTCCTATATCACAAATGCGGCATCTTTCAAAAACCAGGGCTGGGAAATATCCCTTAACTGGAAAGATAATATCACTGACGACCTGACTTACACCGTAGGAGGTAATATTACTTTTAACACCAATGAACTGACGGGGCTGAATGGCGGACAGGCATTACTTGGTGGTAATGTTGGTCAGCAGAGTTTCGTAACCCGCACAGACAATGGACATGCGGTGGGTAGCTTCTATGTACGAAATGCGCTGGGTGTGTTCCAGAACCAGGAGGAAATAGATAACTATCGGGATGGAACTGGTAAAGTGATACAGCCAGGAGCGGCTCCGGGCGATCTGAAGTACCAGGACGTAGATGGCGACGGAGATATTGATGATAATGACAAGATCTATGCAGGCTCCTTCCAGCCCAAATGTTTCTTTGGATTTAACCTTGGATTGAACTATAAAGGCTTTGATTTCAGCGCCAATTTCTATGGTAATGCGGGTAATAAGATCTACAATGGTAAGAAGGCTTTCCGTTTTGACCCCGCGGATAACATTGAGGCTGATTATGCAGCTAACCGCTGGACAAGTACGCGTCCTTCCACTACCGATCCCCGGTTGATCACTGCAGGTACACCTGCTTCTACCTATTTCATAGAGTCCGGAACTTATCTGCGTCTCAATAACCTGATGCTGGGATATACATTTTCCTCCAAAACCATGAAACTGATAGGCATCAACAGCTTCCGCATCTATGCTACATCACAGAACCTGTTTACACTGAAGAAGTTCAGTGGCTTCAGTCCTGAGCTGCCAGGCGGTACGATCGATGACGCCAATGCCACCAACAATAAGAGTGGTATCCTGGATGCGGGTATTGAGCTGAATGCATATCCTACTACCCGTACGTTTGCACTGGGTGTTAATGTCTCATTTTAA
- a CDS encoding RagB/SusD family nutrient uptake outer membrane protein has protein sequence MNLILKHKKLLCCLVVALFTGITSCNNYLDVKPQGQIDQEAAALDPATAQKLVIGVYNTMWEGNMHGFSYVQMTNIASDDADKGSNTGDDMPNSGAIDNLTMGPSVNTLNSIWSTFYLGVARANQALSSLEGSTLDETLKNQLIGEVRFLRAYFYFDLVRFFGGVPKIDRVITPQEANSATFQTKASKEEIYTLIIGDLEYALANVAAKGQTNSAAGRASKAAAAGMLAKVMLYRQNWQRAFSLSDSIVTQKLGAYGLLDNYFDIWREKGANSSESLFEVQTGENSACEAAIANYAECQAPRAGGKFGWADLGWGFGTPSQSLQNEYEDGDLRKAATIITINPTGTFLWDGFRIPGRDSVENDRYNYKSYHSQIAETNCGNRGRLPKNLRILRYAEILLIHAEAALALGNGGVAAGDITALHPRAGLGPVGTVTREYIWHERRVELAMEHDRFFDIVRQDELSPGRAAALFTAHGKTFADRNKVFPIPQRQIDLSNNALKQNDGYN, from the coding sequence ATGAATCTTATACTGAAACATAAAAAATTATTGTGCTGCCTGGTCGTAGCATTATTTACAGGCATCACATCGTGTAATAACTACCTGGATGTAAAGCCTCAGGGGCAGATAGACCAGGAGGCGGCTGCATTGGATCCGGCTACTGCACAGAAGCTGGTGATAGGTGTATATAATACCATGTGGGAAGGAAATATGCATGGGTTTTCATACGTGCAGATGACCAATATTGCATCTGATGATGCGGATAAAGGAAGTAACACCGGTGATGATATGCCGAATTCCGGTGCTATAGACAACCTGACAATGGGCCCATCAGTCAATACATTAAACAGCATCTGGAGTACTTTCTATCTGGGAGTGGCACGTGCTAATCAGGCATTGTCCTCCCTTGAAGGCAGCACGCTCGATGAAACACTGAAAAACCAGCTGATAGGAGAGGTACGTTTCCTGCGCGCTTACTTCTATTTCGACCTGGTACGCTTTTTTGGTGGTGTGCCAAAGATAGACCGGGTCATTACGCCGCAGGAAGCTAACAGCGCAACCTTTCAGACAAAGGCGAGTAAGGAAGAGATCTACACACTTATCATCGGAGATCTGGAATATGCACTGGCCAATGTCGCTGCAAAGGGGCAAACCAATTCCGCGGCAGGAAGAGCCAGCAAAGCTGCCGCCGCAGGTATGCTGGCGAAGGTAATGCTCTATCGTCAGAACTGGCAGCGGGCATTTAGTCTCAGTGATTCTATTGTCACACAGAAACTGGGCGCTTATGGGTTGCTGGATAACTATTTTGATATCTGGCGCGAAAAAGGGGCTAATAGTAGTGAGTCCCTTTTCGAGGTGCAAACAGGAGAGAATTCAGCATGTGAAGCGGCGATTGCCAACTATGCAGAATGCCAGGCACCCCGTGCAGGAGGTAAATTCGGATGGGCTGATCTGGGCTGGGGCTTTGGAACGCCTTCCCAGAGTTTGCAGAATGAATACGAAGATGGCGATCTGAGAAAAGCCGCTACCATCATCACGATCAATCCTACTGGTACTTTCCTGTGGGATGGATTCAGGATACCCGGCAGGGACAGTGTTGAAAATGATCGCTATAACTATAAATCCTACCATAGCCAGATCGCGGAAACCAATTGCGGTAACAGGGGACGGTTACCCAAGAACCTACGCATATTGCGTTACGCAGAGATCCTGCTGATACATGCAGAGGCTGCGTTGGCATTAGGTAATGGTGGTGTGGCCGCCGGAGATATTACAGCGCTGCATCCAAGAGCTGGTTTAGGGCCGGTGGGAACTGTTACCAGGGAGTATATCTGGCATGAGAGAAGAGTGGAACTGGCGATGGAACATGACCGCTTCTTTGATATTGTCCGCCAGGATGAATTATCACCAGGAAGAGCTGCTGCACTCTTCACTGCGCATGGTAAAACATTTGCTGACAGGAATAAGGTATTCCCTATTCCACAACGCCAGATAGATCTGAGCAACAACGCGCTTAAACAGAATGATGGCTATAACTGA
- a CDS encoding siderophore-interacting protein, with protein MSYLKDKAKAFFMARLGKTARVVATTYITDHLLMVRLQLPDAIKWRSCQHLKFETERSQLRDYTLASWNAATQEATLLIDVGHDGPGSNWARQLQSGSSAVYAGPGGGFHQPTAATHLVCIGDASAIGHFISLYLRKAPAQQFHTLVSHHQPLPAQLLEMPVTTILNYTSGMIEWLTQRDLPMNDTTFYVAGQVRLVVQTRKLLKQLGATHIKPAGFWE; from the coding sequence ATGTCATACCTGAAAGATAAAGCCAAGGCCTTCTTCATGGCCCGGCTGGGAAAAACCGCACGTGTTGTTGCGACAACATATATTACAGATCATTTGCTGATGGTTCGGCTGCAACTGCCTGACGCAATTAAATGGCGCAGTTGTCAGCACCTGAAGTTCGAAACAGAAAGATCCCAGTTACGAGATTACACGCTCGCTTCATGGAATGCTGCTACGCAGGAAGCCACACTCCTGATCGATGTTGGTCATGATGGCCCGGGAAGCAATTGGGCCAGGCAACTACAATCTGGCAGCTCCGCCGTATATGCCGGCCCTGGTGGCGGGTTCCATCAACCCACAGCAGCTACTCATCTTGTATGCATCGGAGATGCGAGCGCCATCGGACATTTCATATCGCTCTATCTCAGGAAAGCACCTGCACAACAATTTCATACACTCGTTTCTCATCATCAGCCATTACCAGCCCAGCTACTGGAAATGCCTGTTACAACTATCCTGAACTACACCAGTGGGATGATCGAATGGCTGACACAACGTGATCTTCCTATGAATGATACGACGTTCTACGTTGCCGGTCAGGTAAGGCTGGTCGTACAGACACGTAAGCTCCTGAAACAACTGGGCGCGACGCACATCAAACCTGCTGGCTTCTGGGAGTGA